From a single Paramisgurnus dabryanus chromosome 17, PD_genome_1.1, whole genome shotgun sequence genomic region:
- the dnaaf2 gene encoding protein kintoun: MEALNLTRDEVNRLSEALKDETFRQLLGDYAAEISNLDNKRQYEEDIKQLEADRGMHVKFIHPEAHHVLKTSIAGGKCFINVCSDPLIDKPSCEAARDRDGKAGQNWTLPFSLTPGRPDKDAKGTACVIYDVVFHPDALHMAVTNARFMRLINSTAIKGIEDSFQVKLETSKIKLLKSKYKGVPHPAVIRKPIPGYVKQMQSPCAEDLSFPYPEPDVQSPACPDETKSSFSIQHIEPHYTLKYRSVIDLQNYRYSRDSVTGVRPKDIIIIINLPLLASARDVDVNVTERLFILKAQKPSYKLELLLSYPVDEDKGDAKFNKTTKQLTITLPVLPEQSTKLPQIKCDDDDEEEKRESEGKAGLLAHQDKEKLCETQHTDLNCDILTQSTSDRCGQINVALESLCLSNSCDVGETETPLKTEETNYFPNTCVAEISLDDQEIDSDMNINPHEMFVSEDSVRAAKEFERKPTTTFQATAELRQEPLMSHDTERIHQQTSNSMTQTQLNQDPKDEEVDLNLIEPLSLKPQTRKEPNFALKHGTDMIAALTEEIMVQLKEPEDAGNNSRSRPADSGEANSDEKEMIICDYKTSAALCFQNSLCFDLD; this comes from the exons ATGGAAGCGCTGAATTTGACACGTGATGAAGTAAATCGATTAAGTGAAGCTCTTAAAGACGAAACTTTCCGTCAATTACTCGGTGATTATGCCGCAGAGATCTCGAACCTGGACAACAAGAGACAATACGAGGAAGACATAAAACAGCTCGAGGCAGACCGAGGCATGCACGTGAAGTTTATTCACCCTGAAGCTCATCACGTGCTGAAGACGAGCATCGCAGGCGGGAAATGTTTCATTAATGTGTGCTCCGATCCACTGATCGATAAACCTTCATGTGAAGCCGCTCGAGACAGAGACGGTAAAGCGGGTCAAAACTGGACTTTACCCTTCAGCCTGACACCCGGCAGACCCGACAAAGACGCTAAAGGGACGGCGTGTGTCATCTATGACGTGGTTTTTCATCCAGACGCTCTTCACATGGCGGTAACAAATGCAAGATTTATGAGGCTGATCAACAGCACTGCTATCAAAGGGATTGAAGACTCTTTTCAAGTTAAATTggaaacaagtaaaataaagcTGCTGAAGAGCAAATATAAAGGTGTCCCACATCCAGCTGTGATCCGCAAGCCAATACCTGGATATGTGAAACAGATGCAGAGCCCATGTGCGGAAGATCTGTCGTTTCCATATCCAGAACCAGATGTCCAAAGTCCTGCCTGTCCTGATGAAACGAAATCTTCATTCTCCATCCAGCACATAGAACCACATTACACCTTAAAATACAGATCAGTTATTGATTTACAGAATTACAGGTACTCCCGAGATTCGGTCACCGGTGTGCGACCCAaagacatcatcatcatcatcaattTACCTCTGCTCGCATCTGCTCGTGATGTTGATGTTAATGTGACAGAGAGACTCTTCATCCTAAAGGCCCAGAAACCATCATATAAACTGGAGCTTCTCCTCTCATACCCTGTGGATGAAGATAAAGGAGATGCGAAATTCAACAAAACTACAAAGCAGCTGACAATAACTCTTCCTGTTTTACCAGAGCAAAGCACCAAATTACCTCAGATAAaatgtgatgatgatgatgaagaagagAAGAGAGAGTCTGAGGGTAAAGCAGGACTGCTGGCTCACCAGGATAAAGAAAAGCTATGCGAGACACAACACACCGATTTAAACTGTGATATTTTAACCCAGTCCACGAGTGACAGATGTGGGCAGATAAATGTTGCCTTAGAATCGCTGTGTTTATCAAACAGTTGTGATGTCGGTGAAACGGAAACACCTCTCAAAACTGAGGAAACGAATTATTTCCCTAACACATGTGTCGCAGAAATCAGTCTGGATGATCAAGAAATTGATTCTGATATGAACATCAATCCACACGAG ATGTTTGTCAGCGAAGATTCTGTGAGAGCAGCTAAAGAGTTTGAGAGAAAACCAACAACGACATTTCAGGCTACAGCAGAACTTAGACAAGAGCCACTGATGTCCCATGACACAGAAAGAATACATCAGCAAACCAGCAATTCAATGACACAAACACAACTGAATCAGGACCCTAAAGATGAAGAAGTGGATTTGAATTTAATCGAACCGCTGTCACTAAAGCCACAGACCAGAAAAGAGCCCAACTTTGCACTAAAACATGGGACTGACATGATTGCGGCCTTAACTGAGGAAATCATGGTCCAGTTAAAGGAACCTGAAGATGCTGGAAATAACTCAAGGTCTCGTCCTGCAGATTCGGGAGAAGCCAATTCTGATGAAAAGGAAATGATTATCTGTGACTACAAGACCTCTGCTGCCCTGTGTTTCCAAAACTCTCTCTGCTTTGATTTGGACTGA